A window of Sphingobium herbicidovorans contains these coding sequences:
- a CDS encoding lytic transglycosylase domain-containing protein, with amino-acid sequence MPLIALLLLTAGASAQPEAPTYPSASPYPAGAVVQQVPAATQPSPWNQVSGRIGVASDPSISGTISQWRALQQSDGLGFSTYANFILANPGWPGEDRMRRLAETSINPNSYDPRQVTAFFARFPARTATGNARHALALMQMGRMAEARIAARSAWMGGTLSPDDETRLLSLFGTGWTGADHDQRADILLWGNDIAGAQRMLAYVTPSRRPVYEARIGFRQKLPDAAARMQNAESVGVSDAGYIADKATWLMNTGNWVAARQYLANRPALTFRPGNAEKWYETLLGQARAAANDSQWSLAYGIASKIDDAYAPGVDVSGRPIGERDDYTSLAWLAGTTAFYNLNRPADAAAMFRRYATAARSPQTQSKGYYWAGRAALAAGDTATANSYFAQASVFPDQFYGQLSLERVSKPVPAPAMVERPIEISAADRTAFNNRSVVRAVKALGQMGYWEDQSKFARAIANNAESDSDHYLAVELAKNIGRPDMGVMVGRRAVSSGLTGYGASAFPRVPVPPSAQSSWTMVHAIARQESQFDRQIVSHAGARGLMQLMPGTAREQAGKLGLGYNPSSLNDPNYNIMLGSSYFERMLSYYGGSYPLAVAAYNAGPGNVNRWIRANGDPRLPGADMLRWIEQIPIFETRNYVHRVLENAVVYDAINPERARFRGSSTPLSKYLGKQTPG; translated from the coding sequence ATGCCCTTGATTGCTCTTCTTCTTTTGACCGCGGGCGCAAGCGCCCAGCCCGAAGCCCCGACTTATCCTTCTGCGTCGCCCTATCCGGCGGGTGCGGTGGTGCAGCAGGTTCCTGCCGCGACTCAGCCCTCCCCATGGAATCAGGTGAGCGGGCGAATCGGTGTTGCCTCCGATCCCTCCATATCCGGCACCATCAGCCAGTGGCGTGCATTGCAGCAGAGCGACGGGCTGGGCTTTTCAACCTATGCCAACTTCATCCTGGCCAATCCCGGCTGGCCGGGCGAAGATCGGATGCGGCGGTTGGCCGAGACCAGTATCAATCCCAATAGCTATGATCCACGCCAGGTCACAGCCTTCTTCGCTCGTTTCCCGGCGCGCACGGCGACAGGCAATGCGCGTCATGCGCTGGCGCTGATGCAGATGGGGCGCATGGCGGAGGCGCGGATAGCCGCTCGTAGCGCCTGGATGGGTGGCACGCTGTCACCCGATGACGAGACGCGGCTGTTGTCGCTCTTCGGGACGGGCTGGACCGGCGCGGACCATGATCAGCGCGCGGACATATTGTTGTGGGGCAATGACATCGCCGGGGCGCAACGGATGCTGGCCTATGTAACTCCATCGCGACGCCCTGTTTATGAAGCGCGTATCGGCTTTCGCCAGAAGTTGCCCGACGCCGCCGCAAGGATGCAGAATGCGGAATCCGTGGGCGTGTCGGACGCGGGTTATATCGCCGACAAGGCGACATGGCTGATGAATACCGGCAACTGGGTCGCAGCGCGGCAATATCTCGCCAATCGGCCGGCGCTGACCTTCCGTCCGGGCAATGCCGAAAAATGGTATGAGACGCTGCTGGGTCAGGCCCGCGCCGCCGCCAATGACAGCCAGTGGAGCTTGGCTTACGGCATCGCGAGCAAGATCGATGACGCCTATGCACCCGGCGTTGATGTTTCCGGCCGTCCTATCGGCGAACGTGACGATTATACCAGCCTGGCCTGGCTCGCTGGAACGACGGCTTTCTACAATCTCAATCGGCCTGCGGACGCGGCGGCGATGTTCCGTCGCTACGCCACCGCTGCACGGTCGCCCCAGACTCAGTCCAAGGGCTATTATTGGGCGGGCCGCGCCGCTCTGGCCGCAGGCGATACGGCGACCGCCAACAGCTATTTCGCCCAGGCATCGGTCTTCCCTGACCAGTTTTACGGGCAACTCTCGCTTGAGCGCGTCAGCAAGCCCGTGCCCGCCCCCGCGATGGTGGAACGGCCGATCGAGATTTCGGCAGCGGACCGGACCGCATTCAACAACCGGTCGGTCGTCCGGGCGGTAAAGGCGCTGGGGCAGATGGGATATTGGGAGGATCAGAGCAAATTCGCCCGCGCAATCGCGAACAATGCCGAAAGTGACAGCGATCACTATCTTGCCGTCGAACTCGCCAAGAATATCGGCCGGCCGGACATGGGGGTGATGGTCGGCCGCCGCGCTGTGTCGAGCGGGCTGACCGGTTATGGCGCAAGCGCATTCCCCCGCGTGCCGGTGCCGCCCTCAGCGCAATCCAGCTGGACGATGGTCCACGCCATAGCGCGGCAGGAAAGCCAGTTTGACCGCCAGATCGTCAGCCATGCAGGCGCACGCGGCCTGATGCAGTTGATGCCCGGAACCGCGCGGGAACAGGCCGGGAAGCTGGGCCTCGGCTATAATCCCAGCTCCCTCAACGATCCCAACTACAACATCATGCTTGGTTCGTCCTACTTTGAGCGGATGCTCAGCTATTATGGCGGCAGCTATCCGTTGGCTGTAGCCGCCTATAATGCGGGGCCGGGTAATGTGAACCGCTGGATAAGGGCCAATGGCGACCCACGCCTTCCTGGTGCGGACATGCTCCGCTGGATCGAGCAGATCCCGATCTTTGAGACCCGCAACTATGTTCACCGGGTGCTGGAAAATGCGGTGGTTTATGATGCGATCAACCCGGAACGGGCGCGCTTTCGCGGTTCCAGCACACCGCTTTCAAAATATCTTGGCAAGCAAACGCCGGGTTGA
- a CDS encoding response regulator: protein MSDSKAILVVEDEAMIGMMLEDYLDTLGYRLHAIAVSVEEACDQARKGGFDAALVDCNLQGEKSWPVADILADSGIPFVFATGGMADDVPASHSSRPTLAKPYTIGAVERALTKVLSS, encoded by the coding sequence ATGTCGGACAGCAAGGCCATCCTGGTGGTCGAGGATGAAGCAATGATCGGCATGATGCTGGAAGATTATCTCGATACATTGGGCTATCGCCTGCACGCCATCGCCGTATCTGTTGAGGAGGCGTGTGACCAGGCGCGCAAGGGTGGTTTTGATGCGGCGCTGGTCGATTGCAATCTCCAAGGCGAAAAAAGCTGGCCGGTGGCTGACATTCTGGCCGACAGCGGCATTCCGTTCGTCTTTGCGACCGGTGGCATGGCCGATGACGTGCCAGCTAGCCATTCGAGCCGTCCGACATTGGCAAAACCCTATACGATCGGGGCGGTTGAACGCGCCCTGACCAAGGTTCTGTCTTCTTAA
- a CDS encoding DUF2062 domain-containing protein, producing the protein MGRLSRWWHANAPTRESLECNRFLAPVAHRVLEPSLWRFTRRSVPRGVALGLLVGIFLLIPGIQIAGAALLALPFRANIPIAAAMTFLSNPATTPLILWASVYIGNWMLGRSADASGFMALVNDHATIRQWIAWLFSEAAPAMLLGLTLISVAMAVVGYIIADWIWRHRMGRKWHSRKLRIGKAHESSALEEVASV; encoded by the coding sequence ATGGGACGTCTTTCCCGCTGGTGGCACGCCAATGCACCCACCCGCGAGTCGCTGGAGTGCAATCGCTTTCTGGCGCCGGTCGCGCACCGGGTGCTGGAACCCTCTCTCTGGCGTTTTACCCGCCGTTCGGTGCCGCGTGGCGTGGCGTTGGGATTGTTGGTGGGCATATTCCTGCTGATCCCGGGTATCCAGATTGCAGGCGCGGCGCTGCTTGCGCTGCCTTTCCGCGCCAACATTCCCATTGCGGCGGCCATGACCTTCCTGTCCAATCCGGCCACGACCCCCCTCATCCTCTGGGCGTCGGTCTATATTGGCAACTGGATGCTGGGACGATCGGCGGATGCGTCAGGCTTCATGGCGCTGGTCAATGATCATGCGACAATCCGGCAGTGGATCGCCTGGCTCTTTTCCGAGGCAGCGCCTGCCATGTTGCTCGGCTTGACGCTGATCTCTGTCGCAATGGCGGTCGTCGGCTACATCATCGCCGACTGGATCTGGCGCCATCGCATGGGCCGGAAATGGCATTCTCGCAAATTGAGGATTGGCAAGGCGCACGAAAGCAGCGCATTGGAAGAAGTCGCCTCCGTCTGA
- the dapA gene encoding 4-hydroxy-tetrahydrodipicolinate synthase gives MFSGSIPALITPFRNGTVDEVAFRALVDWQIEEGSSALVPCGTTGESATMTVDEHNRVVAICVDQAAGRVPVIAGCGSNDTRIALEHMFAAQAAGADAALVVAPYYNKPNQEGVYQHFAHLAERCDLPIVLYNVPSRTITDIGVPVIHRLSKEFQSIVGIKDATGNLGRVTAQRLACRADFCQLSGNDETALGFNAMGGSGCISVTANVAPRLCAQFQAACASGDWDGALELQDRLYPLHDALFSDSSPGPVKYALTRVRSDMPGDLRLPITWPSESGRAAVDRALEIAGLV, from the coding sequence ATGTTTTCCGGATCTATTCCGGCGCTGATCACCCCTTTCCGCAATGGAACGGTCGACGAGGTGGCATTTCGCGCGCTGGTGGATTGGCAGATCGAGGAGGGAAGCAGCGCGCTCGTGCCCTGTGGCACCACCGGCGAAAGCGCCACCATGACGGTCGACGAGCATAATCGCGTGGTTGCGATCTGCGTCGACCAGGCGGCGGGGCGGGTGCCGGTGATCGCAGGCTGCGGATCGAACGACACGCGCATTGCGCTGGAACATATGTTCGCGGCGCAAGCTGCGGGCGCGGATGCTGCGTTGGTGGTCGCGCCTTATTATAACAAGCCGAATCAGGAAGGCGTTTACCAGCATTTTGCTCACCTTGCCGAACGCTGCGACCTGCCCATTGTCCTCTATAATGTGCCGAGCCGCACGATCACCGACATCGGCGTTCCGGTGATCCACCGCCTTTCGAAGGAATTTCAGTCGATCGTCGGGATAAAGGACGCCACCGGGAATCTGGGGCGGGTCACCGCGCAACGCCTCGCCTGCCGGGCCGATTTCTGCCAGTTGTCGGGCAATGACGAAACCGCTCTGGGATTCAATGCAATGGGAGGCAGCGGCTGTATCTCCGTTACGGCCAATGTCGCGCCCCGCCTTTGCGCGCAGTTTCAGGCGGCCTGCGCATCGGGCGATTGGGATGGAGCACTTGAGCTGCAGGATCGTCTCTATCCTCTGCACGATGCCCTGTTCAGCGATTCTTCACCCGGGCCGGTCAAATATGCGCTTACCCGTGTGCGGTCCGACATGCCCGGCGATTTGCGGCTGCCCATCACCTGGCCGTCTGAATCAGGTCGCGCCGCTGTCGACCGGGCCTTGGAAATTGCAGGTCTCGTTTAA
- a CDS encoding hybrid sensor histidine kinase/response regulator yields MASRVKRDEEAWTGERPSRLSLPLLILAALLSAGLVIYAIGDRALAAGFAAMVLAAAALLSWYRRIFPEEAADRDAVPDWTVARAAADASNMAIAVTDRAGRLACASDLFGEWFPGFPTPPNMAAEPEVSESLGAAARAAWRDGEARVEGIAQGALRLDVDICRTGRSEDYLLWRFTPVRQPNALDDVHRLLTGDAGRQMGEAGIMAVMIGGEGRIRAANGAFLLRAAGRIDANITGRDFAAHMRVDDKGRLFLAREESGGLPLRLLQVPLRRATQPVGNQSGQDGPMLLLLIDEPAGSAGGTSALSYIETLLSLLPFGLAMADRDGRVLFLNNAFSRAAGLKRSDKPSYPGDLVVREDQGAVADAVRRFAVGPQMSGDIAVRLRNEPEEPTALSLAGVRGLGEAAVLLSLKDNSEESKLKRQVAQATKMQAIGQLAGGVAHDFNNILTAIIGHCDLMLMRHTPGDSDYDDIQQIKSNSNRAAGLTRQLLAFSRQQTLRPQVLQLPDIVAEVSNLLKRLLGESVKLDVSHGRNLGAVRADPGQLEQVIVNLAVNARDAMPEGGILNIQTYAVPAAKVREMRQEILPAADYTALRVSDTGLGIPPDILSKIFEPFFTTKELGKGTGLGLSTVYGIVKQSGGYIFAESELGRGASFVIYLPVYQGADMDHALPAKAPVKRSETWGTGTVLLVEDEDMVRAVAERALVRQGYKVLTAHDGEQGLEVLAGGEKIDLLISDVVMPNMDGPSMVARARHSHPDLPVLFMSGYAEEQLRKSIDIANVAFLPKPFSVSQLAEAARDALAMRPAVE; encoded by the coding sequence ATGGCCTCGCGCGTCAAAAGGGATGAGGAAGCGTGGACGGGTGAACGCCCCTCGCGTCTGTCCCTTCCGCTGCTGATCTTGGCTGCGCTGCTGTCTGCGGGGCTTGTTATCTATGCGATTGGCGACCGGGCGCTGGCGGCTGGTTTCGCCGCCATGGTGCTGGCTGCTGCTGCGTTGCTCAGCTGGTATCGGCGTATCTTTCCAGAGGAAGCAGCGGATCGCGATGCGGTTCCAGACTGGACGGTGGCGCGCGCGGCCGCTGACGCGTCCAACATGGCGATTGCGGTCACGGATCGGGCGGGGCGGCTCGCTTGCGCCAGCGACCTGTTCGGCGAATGGTTTCCCGGTTTTCCGACGCCTCCCAACATGGCGGCTGAACCTGAGGTGTCCGAATCGCTGGGCGCTGCCGCTCGCGCTGCATGGCGGGATGGCGAGGCGCGGGTGGAAGGCATTGCTCAGGGCGCCCTGCGGCTTGACGTCGATATTTGCCGCACCGGACGGTCTGAAGATTATCTGCTCTGGCGCTTTACCCCTGTGCGCCAGCCCAATGCGCTGGACGATGTGCACCGGCTGCTGACCGGTGACGCGGGACGGCAGATGGGCGAGGCGGGGATCATGGCAGTCATGATCGGGGGCGAAGGACGCATCCGTGCCGCCAACGGCGCCTTTCTCCTTCGCGCGGCCGGTCGGATCGACGCGAATATCACAGGCCGGGATTTTGCCGCCCATATGCGCGTCGATGACAAAGGCCGACTGTTTCTGGCGCGCGAGGAATCGGGCGGGTTGCCGCTGCGGCTGCTGCAGGTGCCGCTGCGCCGTGCGACACAGCCAGTGGGCAATCAGAGTGGCCAGGATGGGCCGATGCTCTTGTTGCTGATCGACGAACCTGCTGGCAGCGCGGGCGGGACATCAGCGCTTTCCTATATCGAAACCCTGCTGTCCCTGCTGCCCTTCGGCCTCGCCATGGCGGACCGCGATGGGCGTGTGCTGTTCCTCAACAACGCTTTTTCCCGTGCTGCGGGACTCAAGCGCTCAGACAAGCCCAGCTATCCCGGCGACCTGGTCGTGCGCGAGGATCAGGGCGCGGTTGCCGACGCGGTGCGCCGTTTTGCGGTGGGTCCACAGATGTCAGGCGACATCGCCGTCAGGCTCCGCAATGAACCGGAAGAGCCGACCGCCCTCAGCCTTGCGGGCGTGCGGGGCCTGGGGGAGGCGGCGGTGCTGCTCAGCCTCAAGGACAATAGCGAGGAGAGCAAGCTCAAGCGGCAGGTTGCGCAAGCGACCAAGATGCAGGCAATCGGCCAGCTTGCCGGCGGCGTCGCCCATGACTTCAACAATATCCTGACCGCAATTATCGGTCACTGTGACCTGATGTTGATGCGCCATACGCCGGGCGACAGCGATTATGACGACATCCAGCAGATCAAGTCGAACAGCAATCGCGCTGCCGGCCTGACCCGGCAGTTGCTCGCCTTTTCCCGCCAGCAGACGCTGCGTCCACAGGTCTTGCAGCTGCCTGACATCGTGGCGGAAGTGTCCAACCTCCTGAAGCGCCTGTTGGGTGAAAGCGTAAAGCTGGACGTCAGCCATGGTCGCAACCTGGGCGCGGTGCGCGCTGATCCGGGGCAGCTGGAACAGGTGATCGTAAACCTCGCGGTCAACGCGCGCGACGCGATGCCGGAGGGCGGTATCCTCAATATCCAGACCTATGCCGTGCCCGCCGCCAAGGTGCGGGAAATGCGACAGGAAATATTACCAGCGGCGGACTATACCGCGCTTCGCGTATCCGACACCGGGCTTGGCATCCCGCCCGACATCCTGTCGAAGATATTCGAACCTTTCTTCACGACCAAGGAACTGGGCAAGGGCACGGGCCTTGGCCTTTCCACCGTCTATGGCATCGTCAAGCAATCGGGCGGGTATATTTTCGCCGAATCAGAGCTTGGCCGGGGCGCCAGTTTCGTCATCTACCTGCCAGTCTATCAGGGCGCGGACATGGACCATGCGCTTCCCGCGAAGGCGCCGGTCAAGCGGAGCGAGACCTGGGGTACGGGTACTGTCCTGCTGGTCGAGGACGAGGATATGGTGCGGGCCGTCGCGGAACGCGCCCTCGTCCGGCAAGGCTATAAGGTGCTGACAGCCCATGACGGCGAACAGGGGCTGGAAGTGCTGGCTGGCGGCGAAAAAATCGACCTGCTGATATCGGATGTGGTCATGCCCAACATGGACGGCCCGTCGATGGTCGCTAGGGCGCGGCACAGTCATCCCGACCTTCCGGTGCTGTTCATGTCCGGCTATGCCGAGGAGCAGCTGCGCAAATCTATCGACATCGCCAATGTCGCGTTCCTGCCAAAGCCCTTCTCCGTCAGCCAACTGGCCGAAGCAGCGCGGGATGCTTTAGCCATGCGTCCAGCGGTGGAATGA
- a CDS encoding S41 family peptidase gives MTSNFFRGAIALGALALIPATTAALADGEASSYKALDEFMDVFQKVRSDYVEKVDDQKLIKGAIDGMLASLDPHSSFLDARDFQNLRTQTEGSYGGLGLSVTQEDGAVKVIAPTQDTPAWRAGIKAGDYITHLDGQLIYGGTLDEAVDKMRGAPGTAIKLTIVRPGRDKPIELTLTREIIQLKPVKWEVKNGVGIINIVSFSANTGADVRQAIRSIDKSLGRKPTGYILDLRSNPGGLLDEAVAVSDSFLERGEIVSQRGRNKGDVERYYAKPGDDAKGLPVIVLVDAGSASASEIVAGALQDQHRALVMGERSFGKGSVQTMLPLTNTTALKLTTARYYTPSGRSVQEGGIEPDVRVPQLSDPDYKNRPKFRESDLRRHLINEIKTDNAALEEDTKEDPRFAMSAEELKKKGIEDFQLDYALKTIGRLAAKPGAVVAQAQPIAKKAAPR, from the coding sequence ATGACTTCCAATTTTTTCCGGGGCGCCATTGCCCTTGGCGCGCTTGCGCTCATCCCTGCTACGACAGCCGCGCTCGCCGATGGGGAAGCCAGCAGCTACAAGGCGCTCGACGAGTTCATGGATGTGTTCCAAAAGGTACGCAGCGACTATGTCGAGAAGGTCGATGACCAAAAGCTGATCAAGGGGGCGATCGACGGCATGCTTGCCAGTCTCGACCCGCATTCGAGCTTCCTCGACGCGCGCGATTTCCAGAATCTGCGGACCCAGACGGAGGGCAGCTATGGTGGCCTTGGCCTGTCGGTGACGCAGGAAGATGGCGCGGTCAAGGTCATCGCGCCGACGCAGGATACACCGGCTTGGCGTGCGGGCATCAAGGCGGGCGACTATATCACGCATCTCGATGGGCAGCTCATCTATGGGGGCACCCTGGACGAGGCGGTCGATAAGATGCGCGGCGCGCCCGGCACCGCGATCAAGCTCACCATCGTCCGGCCCGGCCGCGACAAACCGATCGAACTCACGTTAACTCGCGAGATCATTCAGCTAAAACCCGTAAAGTGGGAAGTGAAGAACGGCGTCGGCATCATCAATATCGTCAGCTTCTCGGCCAACACCGGCGCTGATGTACGCCAGGCGATCCGCAGCATCGACAAGAGCCTGGGACGCAAGCCCACCGGCTACATCCTGGACCTGCGCTCCAACCCCGGCGGGCTGCTGGACGAAGCGGTAGCGGTCAGCGACAGCTTCCTGGAAAGGGGCGAGATCGTTTCCCAGCGCGGCCGTAACAAGGGCGATGTGGAACGCTATTACGCCAAGCCGGGCGATGACGCGAAGGGCCTGCCGGTCATCGTGCTGGTCGATGCAGGATCGGCTTCAGCTTCGGAGATCGTTGCGGGGGCGCTACAGGACCAGCATCGCGCGCTGGTGATGGGTGAGCGCAGCTTCGGCAAGGGCAGCGTGCAGACGATGTTGCCGCTCACCAACACGACCGCGCTCAAGCTGACGACGGCACGCTATTACACACCGTCTGGCCGGTCGGTGCAGGAAGGCGGCATCGAACCGGATGTGCGCGTGCCACAATTGTCTGATCCTGACTACAAGAACCGCCCGAAGTTTCGAGAGAGCGACCTGCGTCGTCATCTGATCAACGAGATCAAAACGGATAATGCGGCGCTGGAAGAGGATACGAAGGAAGATCCCCGCTTTGCCATGAGCGCTGAGGAATTGAAGAAAAAGGGCATTGAGGATTTCCAGCTCGACTATGCGCTCAAGACCATCGGACGGCTCGCGGCAAAGCCGGGGGCTGTAGTGGCGCAGGCGCAGCCGATCGCGAAGAAGGCGGCGCCGCGCTGA
- the greB gene encoding transcription elongation factor GreB: MTTPYPNYITPEGFARLRAEYDQLLGVERPRVVEIVSWAAGNGDRSENGDYLYGRKRMREIDGQLRRLSKKMKDAKVVDPRQQPDKSKVFFGATVTIADEEDNHRTVTIVGNDEADASAGRIGWGSPIARALRGAAIGDLRRVLLPAGEKEYEVIEIDYPK; this comes from the coding sequence ATGACCACCCCCTATCCCAACTACATAACGCCTGAAGGCTTCGCCAGGCTGCGCGCGGAATATGACCAACTGCTGGGGGTAGAGCGGCCGCGCGTCGTTGAAATCGTCAGCTGGGCGGCTGGCAACGGGGATCGCAGCGAAAATGGCGACTATCTATATGGCCGCAAGCGCATGCGTGAGATTGACGGCCAGCTTCGCCGCCTGTCGAAGAAGATGAAGGACGCCAAAGTCGTCGATCCGCGCCAGCAACCTGACAAGAGCAAGGTGTTCTTCGGAGCGACGGTGACCATCGCCGACGAAGAGGACAATCATCGCACCGTCACCATCGTCGGCAATGACGAAGCGGATGCGAGTGCCGGGCGGATCGGCTGGGGTTCCCCCATTGCCCGCGCCTTGCGGGGCGCGGCCATCGGAGACCTGCGCCGCGTCCTGCTGCCCGCGGGGGAGAAGGAATATGAGGTGATTGAAATCGACTATCCGAAATAA
- a CDS encoding methyl-accepting chemotaxis protein has product MPFVADSPVIRLGRPLSEAVDQFQFDPALRLLPVLDGQGRPVGAIYERHMRRILFNPFGHALLRNPSFGGRLDDHVRPCACVERSATIEALIDLYAAQGQACEGLIVVEGGRYAGVVGGQLLLKLAAERDAQVAIARAERLERVTRESGSFRTDIGALIADLVAMADMLSRLANEAAERAAHNGQASAGMAVAAAQTADHLSGMAASASDLNQLFQAIEEEARAAGAAIRRAVDQTRLGSAHTHQLSAQADGIGEVTALIDAIARATTTLALNAGIEAARAGESGQGFAVVAREVKLLAGQTRDAAAEIANRIEHIRATVGQVAQGHALMDSAIATAERLSGSVFEAVARHGAFSRTIADGVAEAGVSSEHVRISASQISDNAGAAEEGARDIRHAASQLAQEAHRLDARASLFIQAIRLD; this is encoded by the coding sequence TTGCCTTTTGTTGCCGACAGTCCGGTGATCCGGCTGGGGCGGCCGTTGAGCGAGGCTGTGGACCAGTTCCAGTTCGATCCCGCGCTTCGCCTTCTGCCTGTCCTCGACGGTCAGGGACGGCCTGTGGGCGCGATTTACGAGCGCCATATGCGGCGCATCCTGTTCAATCCGTTCGGCCACGCATTATTGCGCAATCCCAGCTTCGGGGGGCGGTTGGACGATCATGTCCGTCCGTGCGCCTGCGTGGAACGGAGCGCCACGATCGAGGCGTTGATCGACCTTTATGCTGCGCAGGGCCAGGCATGTGAGGGACTGATCGTGGTGGAAGGGGGACGCTATGCCGGCGTGGTGGGCGGTCAACTGTTGTTGAAGCTCGCCGCCGAGCGGGATGCGCAAGTGGCGATTGCGCGGGCCGAACGGCTGGAGCGGGTGACGCGCGAAAGTGGAAGCTTTCGAACCGACATCGGCGCGTTGATCGCCGATCTGGTCGCCATGGCCGACATGTTGTCCCGGCTCGCGAACGAAGCGGCGGAGCGCGCCGCGCATAACGGACAGGCATCGGCGGGCATGGCCGTGGCCGCGGCCCAGACTGCGGACCATTTGTCGGGTATGGCCGCGTCGGCCAGCGATCTCAATCAACTGTTCCAGGCCATAGAAGAAGAAGCCCGGGCGGCGGGTGCGGCGATCCGCCGTGCTGTCGATCAGACGCGGCTCGGTTCCGCGCACACGCATCAACTGTCTGCGCAGGCGGACGGGATCGGCGAGGTGACGGCACTGATTGACGCGATTGCTCGCGCAACCACGACACTCGCCCTGAACGCCGGGATTGAAGCCGCGCGCGCAGGCGAATCGGGGCAGGGCTTTGCGGTGGTCGCGCGCGAGGTGAAGCTGCTGGCTGGTCAGACGCGCGACGCCGCGGCGGAGATCGCAAACCGCATAGAACATATCCGTGCGACCGTCGGCCAGGTCGCGCAGGGCCATGCGCTCATGGACTCGGCGATCGCGACTGCGGAACGGCTTTCCGGGTCGGTGTTTGAAGCCGTGGCGCGGCACGGCGCGTTCAGCCGCACCATCGCAGACGGCGTTGCCGAGGCCGGCGTCTCCAGCGAGCATGTCAGGATCAGCGCCAGCCAGATCAGCGATAATGCCGGAGCGGCGGAGGAAGGCGCGCGCGACATCCGCCATGCGGCCAGCCAGTTGGCGCAGGAGGCGCACCGTCTGGATGCGCGCGCCAGCCTGTTCATCCAGGCGATCCGCCTGGACTGA
- a CDS encoding polyphosphate kinase 2 family protein, which produces MTIDLADYEKGKAPKGDYDAQLASLQERLAKIQVAHLIHGRRSVILLEGWDAAGKGGIIKRMTADWDPRYYRVWSIAAPSEEERDRHYLWRFWTRLPAGKHIAIFDRSWYGRVLVERVEGYCAKSEWKRAYDEINAFEKQQVDAGTNIVKLFVHITQETQDEQLAQRLDTPWKRWKTGTEDYRNRARRDDYLAAMHSMFAKTDSKYAPWHVIDNNHRKAGRIAALKYVADTLEKLVPMNFPDPDPEVVKLANKAFGYRMV; this is translated from the coding sequence ATGACCATTGATCTTGCCGATTATGAAAAGGGTAAAGCGCCCAAGGGCGACTATGACGCCCAACTGGCCAGTCTGCAGGAGCGGTTGGCGAAGATTCAGGTCGCTCATCTGATCCATGGCAGGCGCAGCGTCATCCTGCTGGAAGGATGGGATGCGGCAGGCAAGGGCGGCATCATCAAGCGGATGACTGCCGATTGGGACCCCCGCTATTACCGCGTCTGGTCGATCGCGGCGCCCAGTGAGGAGGAGCGCGACCGCCATTACCTATGGCGTTTCTGGACGCGCTTGCCCGCAGGCAAGCATATCGCGATCTTCGACCGCAGCTGGTACGGGCGCGTTCTGGTGGAGCGAGTAGAAGGCTATTGCGCCAAGTCCGAATGGAAGCGCGCTTATGACGAGATCAACGCCTTCGAAAAGCAGCAGGTCGATGCGGGGACCAACATCGTCAAGCTATTCGTCCACATCACGCAGGAGACCCAGGACGAGCAACTTGCCCAGCGGCTCGACACGCCTTGGAAGCGCTGGAAGACCGGAACGGAAGATTACCGAAACCGGGCGCGGCGCGACGACTATCTGGCTGCCATGCACAGCATGTTCGCCAAGACCGACAGCAAATATGCCCCTTGGCATGTCATCGACAATAATCATCGCAAGGCCGGACGCATCGCCGCGCTGAAATATGTTGCCGATACGCTGGAAAAGCTCGTGCCGATGAATTTCCCCGATCCCGATCCAGAGGTGGTGAAGCTGGCAAACAAGGCATTCGGTTACCGGATGGTGTAA
- the smpB gene encoding SsrA-binding protein SmpB — protein sequence MARPRPELFDKKKIVAENRRARFEYFLEDVFEAGIALQGTEVKSLRFGEGNIAESYAEVKGNQVWLVNSNIPEFSHGNRFNHEPKRPRKLLLHEREIARMHGAVERKGMTLVPLSIYFNGRGKAKVELALARGKKTHDKRETIKERDWKRDQQRIMKAHR from the coding sequence ATGGCCCGCCCCCGTCCCGAACTGTTCGACAAGAAAAAGATCGTCGCCGAAAACCGGCGCGCACGCTTTGAATATTTCCTTGAGGATGTGTTCGAGGCGGGTATCGCGTTGCAAGGGACGGAGGTGAAATCGCTTCGCTTTGGCGAGGGCAACATTGCCGAAAGCTATGCCGAGGTGAAGGGCAACCAGGTGTGGTTGGTCAACAGCAACATTCCCGAATTCAGCCACGGCAATCGTTTCAACCATGAACCCAAGCGCCCTCGCAAGCTGCTGTTGCACGAGCGGGAAATCGCCCGGATGCACGGGGCGGTAGAGCGCAAGGGCATGACGCTTGTCCCGCTCAGCATCTATTTCAACGGCCGGGGCAAGGCGAAGGTCGAGCTGGCCTTGGCGCGTGGCAAGAAAACGCATGACAAGCGCGAGACGATCAAGGAGCGCGACTGGAAACGCGACCAACAGCGCATCATGAAAGCGCATCGTTAA